One Ruficoccus amylovorans genomic window carries:
- a CDS encoding DUF1015 domain-containing protein encodes MRIRAFQGLRPTPESAPKIASLPYDVVNTAEARALAEGNPLSFLHVVRAEIDLPDGTDPYSPDVYAQAKAALTRLEAEGGLVRESEPCLYLYRQQMGEHVQTGVVGVFHIEDYENDLIKKHEKTRKAKEDDRTTLNRTLSAHPGPVFLTYKEEKAIDEAVARISAEKPFVSFTAPDGVVHTVWRIPGGSELVEAFKAVPVTYVADGHHRSASAARVGKERRDANPAHTGEEDYNWFLAVIFPGNQLNVLPYNRYVHSLNGHTPESLLAAIGKVCTVTEGASPEPASYGDVSMYLDGKWYGLKFPGGEADPIARLDVSRLQDHVLAPLLDIDDPRTSEKIDFIGGIRGTKELVKLVDNDGGVAFSLYPVTVDQLIDIADAGAIMPPKSTWFEPKLRSGLFIHTF; translated from the coding sequence ATGCGTATTCGTGCTTTCCAAGGACTGCGGCCCACTCCCGAGTCGGCCCCGAAAATCGCCTCCCTGCCCTACGACGTGGTCAACACCGCCGAGGCGCGGGCGTTGGCCGAGGGCAATCCGCTGAGCTTCCTGCACGTGGTGCGGGCCGAGATCGACCTGCCCGACGGCACCGACCCGTACTCGCCCGACGTTTACGCTCAGGCCAAGGCAGCGCTCACCCGCCTCGAAGCCGAGGGCGGACTCGTCCGCGAGTCCGAGCCGTGCTTGTACCTTTACCGTCAGCAGATGGGCGAGCACGTCCAGACCGGCGTGGTGGGCGTCTTCCACATTGAGGACTACGAGAACGACCTCATCAAGAAGCACGAAAAGACCCGCAAGGCCAAGGAAGACGACCGTACCACGCTCAACCGCACGCTTTCGGCCCACCCCGGCCCGGTCTTCCTGACCTACAAGGAGGAGAAAGCCATCGACGAGGCCGTGGCCCGGATCAGCGCGGAAAAACCCTTTGTCAGCTTCACCGCCCCCGACGGCGTCGTCCACACCGTCTGGCGCATCCCCGGCGGCAGCGAACTGGTCGAAGCCTTCAAGGCCGTCCCTGTGACCTACGTGGCCGACGGCCACCACCGCAGCGCCAGTGCCGCCCGCGTCGGCAAGGAACGCCGCGACGCCAACCCCGCCCACACCGGCGAGGAGGATTATAACTGGTTCCTGGCCGTGATTTTCCCCGGCAACCAGCTCAACGTGCTCCCCTACAACCGCTACGTGCATAGCCTCAACGGCCACACACCCGAGTCCCTGCTCGCCGCCATCGGCAAAGTTTGCACCGTAACTGAGGGCGCCAGCCCCGAGCCCGCCTCCTACGGCGATGTCTCCATGTACCTCGACGGCAAGTGGTACGGCCTCAAATTCCCCGGCGGGGAAGCCGACCCCATCGCCCGGCTCGATGTTTCCCGGCTTCAGGACCACGTGCTCGCCCCGCTGCTCGACATCGACGACCCGCGCACGAGCGAGAAGATCGACTTCATCGGCGGCATCCGCGGCACGAAGGAACTGGTCAAGCTCGTCGATAACGACGGCGGCGTGGCCTTCTCGCTCTACCCGGTCACGGTGGACCAACTGATCGACATTGCCGACGCCGGCGCGATCATGCCCCCGAAAAGCACCTGGTTCGAGCCGAAGCTGCGTTCCGGCCTCTTCATTCACACCTTCTAA
- a CDS encoding YbaB/EbfC family nucleoid-associated protein, giving the protein MAGVGKLLKQAKKMQQKVEAIQEELTTTELDVTAGGGAVAVKVNGQGEFLDLKLDPEFLKEGAEIVQETLLEAIKEAAAKAKALNEEKMAEATAGFQMPGFM; this is encoded by the coding sequence ATGGCAGGAGTTGGCAAGTTACTCAAGCAAGCGAAGAAAATGCAGCAGAAGGTCGAGGCGATCCAGGAGGAGCTGACCACGACCGAGCTGGACGTGACCGCCGGTGGCGGCGCTGTGGCCGTCAAGGTCAACGGGCAGGGCGAGTTTCTCGACCTCAAGCTCGACCCCGAGTTTCTCAAGGAAGGCGCCGAGATCGTGCAGGAAACCCTGCTCGAAGCGATCAAGGAAGCCGCCGCCAAGGCCAAGGCCCTCAACGAGGAAAAAATGGCCGAAGCCACCGCCGGCTTCCAAATGCCCGGCTTCATGTAA